From a single Brassica oleracea var. oleracea cultivar TO1000 chromosome C5, BOL, whole genome shotgun sequence genomic region:
- the LOC106293385 gene encoding uncharacterized protein LOC106293385 — MEKATAGEEEFAEMICYYLEDVSFGLEIGPEGHYVPALSGHEYKGTTSPRTMDQEYDLMAKQVTGTQGFDMDFSQFRYDFNYRPVDFDDNSLVIDGDTMRDLLNSLSRKSLDQYNQDKETKYEFVEVIKANYHMAGAGIMFFITFQAKEYFSSSGHVFQTKSHYSYFSPNKYITCDLKAPPEQKVHPIDSTEKEFAKKPR, encoded by the exons ATGGAGAAAGCAACCGCAGGGGAGGAAGAATTTGCAG AAATGATTTGTTATTACCTGGAGGATGTAAGTTTCGGATTGGAGATTGGGCCCGAGGGTCACTATGTCCCGGCATTAAGTGGCCATGAGTATAAAGGAACTACTAGTCCTCGCACAATGGACCAAGAGTATGACCTCATGGCTAAACAAGTCACCGGGACTCAG GGATTCGACATGGATTTCAGTCAGTTCCGCTACGATTTTAATTACAGACCCGTTGATTTCGATGATAACAGTTTGGTCATAGACGGAGATACCATGAGAGATTTATTGAACAGCCTTTCTCGTAAATCCCTTGACCAATACAATCAGGACAAG GAAACAAAATATGAATTTGTGGAGGTTATCAAAGCCAACTATCACATGGCTGGTGCTGGCATCATGTTTTTCATTACCTTTCAAGCTAAAGAATATTTTTCTTCTTCTGGTCATGTATTTCAAACTAAATCTCACTATTCCTATTTTTCCCCAAATAAGTACATCACCTGCGATCTTAAAGCACCACCGGAGCAAAAAG TTCATCCCATTGATTCTACTGAGAAAGAATTTGCCAAGAAACCAAGGTAG